Within the Miscanthus floridulus cultivar M001 chromosome 2, ASM1932011v1, whole genome shotgun sequence genome, the region TATCGTGTATATATTGTGAAGACGAAGGCTCGTTGGcttaaacttatcagccggcttatcagctagaatctatagtattttctctcacgacaaaacagcttcagccggctttaataccagccgaatagGGCAGAATTCTGGTTCTATTAGTCTCGTATTGTTCTACTATGTTATTGTACCAGTAATTGCTGTAATATTCTGCAAACTTTCCTACCCAAAGCATATATGGCGTGTTTCATCTTAAAACATTGTTCATATGCATGTAAAGTATAACGATTAAATAATGGAGTTTTTTGTGGATAAGTCATATTCTGTGGTTGATACTCAACCCATCTGATCATGCTATCTAGTGTTGGCTCTTTTGGGAAAAAAAAGGTGGGTGGGGAGGGTCCTCACCTGGCCCAAATCATATCGGACCCACGTGCGCCGATAAGATTAGCGGCGCACACGTCACTGATACTGGGGAAGAAGGAGCAGGGGCAGCAGTCGGTCGATGGGCGGAACGGCCAGTGGCGAGGTCTATGGCCGGCGGCCTTAGAAGAAGGGGCCCGGGGGAGGCAACGAGGCCGGCGGTGGTGGCGAGTTGAGGGCAGTGAGCGAGGCATCGGCGGAGGACACCGGATGGGCGGTGTCTATGGCGGGGGCGAGGAGTCCGGTGAGCTCCTGGATTGGAACTAGGGAAAGGTGGATTCGTCTGACGGGGGTGGGTGGCGGACGGGGAGGTCGAGCGGTGATCGAGGTGGGCTTGCCAATGGTTGTTCGGACTACCTTGACTTTTTTCCGAAAAAAGAAAGTCTACCAGGTGAATTGAAACTCATAATGGTGATTTCTTGCGTGTTTGGTTCAATGCTTCCATTTGGCTTGTCCCGTCCAGGGACCAGGGCTACCAAGTCTCAGTTTAATTTTCTTCATCCGCGGGGTTAGTCCAGGCCTTTAATTTGGACGCCAAAATTTGGCCGAGCATCGGGCGCAATCCAAACTCACCCTTGATGCTTCAGAATTTCAGCGTCTTATTAATTGAACTAGTAGCAAATACAGCcggttcgtttcgtcgtaaacgatcatgaATTATTTACtactgatttagtgtgagagaaaaatgttGTTCTATCTTATAAACTACGAtcatatacgagcaagcgaacaggctaagcCACAGGTCGGCATGAGTGTGACGTGTGTGGCTACTGGCTAACCATACATCTCCGTTATATACGTAGAATGCCTTTTTAGATCAGATCATTGGAATGGAATGACGAAGCTGAGCAACGCTAGCTGGCGGGGACAAGAACAAAAGACATGTTATGAAAGGGCATTGCATCATTGTCCATTAGGCTTCAAAGACAATCTAACTAAAGCTTAAAGCAATCTGAATAAGGTGGACACAAAGACTATTTGTGGTGACCCCATGTCCTTTTTCTAAATTCTGGCCCATTTTGCTAAAATCTGCCCCACAACAATCTAAGATAGTAACATCCAGGGAAAACATCCCCGTCTTTGTATGGTTTATCATATCGAAGCCAATGTGCTCCATCTCCACGTGATGCAAAAATGTAAGactttttttttctgaaacaaattataattatatatttttttcaaaCAATCATGTAATCCATTTTAAACATTAGAAGAAGTGTGGATGCGCCTAAAGATGATTGATTTTGTCTACCTTGAATCAGTTTCTCATCAAGTTTAAGGTCGGAGGCAGTAGATTAAATTTACGTAGAAATGTTGCGTCATTGCGTGAGAACTAACAAGAGACACCTGTCACTCGGATTGGCAGTCAGCGTAGCAGGTGTTTCATTGAAAAAAATTTGCTGATCACAAATGGACCATAAACACGAATGAATACGCGGTTGCAATTTGCAACCCGTGCACCATAAACACGGATGATACAGTAGTAGTAAACACAACGACAATATGACCAACTGCCCAAGCTCTCACCCATTTATGGCGACCCCCCCCCCAAAATCGCTTCTATCCTCCTCCAAAACGCTGGACAAGAACAGCTCAACTACCCAAACCACCAAAAGCAGATCTCTGTCCCGCACACATCTGCTCGCCACCCAGCTCACCCGATGGCGCTCGTCGTTGACGCCAAGGCCGCCGGCGCGTCCGCatccacctccaccgccgccactgcggccgcggcggcggaccACCTGTTCCTGGTCGTCCTCGACGGCGTCGAGACGCCCATCCACGAGGGGACGCTGCACGGCAGCGCGGGGGGCACGGTCACCGTCACCGGCCCGGGCCAGCTCTCCGCCGACGGCCTTCGGAGCAGCGTcctcgtcctcggcggcggcgaaggcggGGCCGTGCGGTTCACGCTCTGCGCCGACGCGGCCGCCGAGGGCGTGGGCGCGGCGAGCTTCGACCGGTGCGGCGCGGCGCGCGTGGAGGGCGCACGGGAGGTGTCCGTGTCCCGGTGCCGCGCGGCCGAGGTGGAGCGCGCGGGGAGGGTCACCCTGGACCGGTGCCGCGACGCGCGGCTCCGCGGAGGGGGAGCGCTCCGCGCCGCGCGGTGCCGCCGCGCCGACGTCGAGAGCTTCGGCGGGGTGCGCCTGGCGCGGTGCAGGGCCGCGCGCGCCGACTGGTGCGGCACTGTCGAGGTCGAGCTGTGCAGGGCCGTCGACGTCACCCGATGCGGCGCCGTCACCGGGGAGCGCTGCCGCGTCGTCAACGCCGCCGGGTGCGGCAGCGTCGACGTGGCGCGGGCCGTCATCAACCTGGTGGAGGAAGAGCAGCAGCCGTAGTCAGCCCTGTTCTGTCATCGCGGAGCGGCTCAACATCGAGAGCTCAACAGCTGTAACTAGAAGTGGAGTACTGCTGTATCTTCTGCTGCTGTAAACTGAACAAGAATGCTTTTGTAAATTGTTTTTCAAAGTAGGCTTTGTGGTTCGCGATTT harbors:
- the LOC136538724 gene encoding uncharacterized protein, with the translated sequence MALVVDAKAAGASASTSTAATAAAAADHLFLVVLDGVETPIHEGTLHGSAGGTVTVTGPGQLSADGLRSSVLVLGGGEGGAVRFTLCADAAAEGVGAASFDRCGAARVEGAREVSVSRCRAAEVERAGRVTLDRCRDARLRGGGALRAARCRRADVESFGGVRLARCRAARADWCGTVEVELCRAVDVTRCGAVTGERCRVVNAAGCGSVDVARAVINLVEEEQQP